A genome region from Deinococcus seoulensis includes the following:
- a CDS encoding ABC transporter substrate-binding protein encodes MNKLLFVMTAMAISSAAAAPFVAPASWSSNKPSEVQTGGTLRAVNLQDFKTLNPFVTSESPSLIGPSGTLNAGSLLIQDPITDDFLPYMAEKYTQSADKRTFTFDIRKGMKWSDGKAITADDFITSATLHSNKDIGSNSYDSYFINDQPIKVTKVDADTIKVVFPKPDVTALEFLTGLEPEPTHVFMPVFKAKGADGVKAMWSIGTNPDSIVTSGPFTLDRYLPGERAVLKKNPYYGEWNKDSAGKSLPYMDGVQINIVADQNAQLAQFLGGNADVYAPDNRDRLAQVKAAIDGKKLSASLIANASARASSDFMVFNMDDSSSAKGKLFSNVKFRQAMSMLVNRDAMVDLTLGGLGQPTYTGVYPVYKDWIPSGMDRFKYNPAAAAKLLAEIGFTKKGADGILVDKAGNKAEFTLITNAENTRRQGYAKIIQDEAKKVGVKVNTSFIAFNQMTSLLDAKEGFGRRNFDAIIIGLVGGGKVFPVSGPSVIECKDLPDGGNLHMFNQSSKCRFPFETQTINLYWKGRAEFNLAARKAIAAQIQKIESDNQPYIQLAAQTVHYAWTNRVQGELPRASINSLNASALFGPRVLDLTWIKR; translated from the coding sequence ATGAATAAACTTCTGTTCGTAATGACCGCGATGGCGATCAGCTCCGCCGCCGCCGCCCCCTTCGTCGCGCCCGCCAGCTGGAGCAGCAACAAGCCCAGCGAAGTGCAGACCGGCGGCACGCTGCGCGCTGTCAACCTTCAGGACTTCAAGACCCTGAACCCCTTCGTCACCTCCGAGAGCCCCAGCCTGATTGGCCCGTCCGGCACCCTGAACGCCGGCAGCCTGCTGATTCAGGACCCCATCACCGACGATTTCCTGCCCTACATGGCCGAGAAATACACTCAGTCGGCCGACAAGCGCACATTCACCTTCGACATCCGCAAGGGCATGAAGTGGAGTGACGGCAAGGCCATCACCGCCGACGACTTCATCACCAGCGCCACCCTGCACAGCAACAAGGACATCGGCAGCAACAGCTACGACTCCTACTTCATCAACGACCAGCCCATCAAGGTCACCAAGGTCGACGCCGACACCATCAAGGTCGTGTTCCCCAAACCCGACGTCACCGCCCTGGAATTCCTGACCGGCCTGGAACCCGAACCTACCCACGTGTTCATGCCCGTCTTCAAGGCCAAGGGTGCCGACGGCGTCAAGGCCATGTGGAGCATCGGCACCAATCCCGACAGCATCGTCACCAGCGGCCCTTTCACGCTTGACCGTTACCTGCCGGGCGAACGCGCCGTCCTGAAAAAGAACCCTTACTACGGCGAGTGGAACAAGGACAGCGCGGGCAAGAGCCTGCCCTACATGGACGGCGTGCAGATCAACATCGTCGCTGACCAGAACGCCCAGCTGGCCCAATTCCTGGGCGGCAACGCCGACGTGTACGCCCCGGACAACCGCGACCGCCTCGCGCAGGTCAAGGCAGCCATCGACGGCAAGAAGCTCAGCGCGAGCCTGATCGCCAACGCCAGCGCCCGCGCCAGCAGCGACTTCATGGTCTTCAACATGGACGACAGCAGCAGCGCCAAGGGCAAACTGTTCAGCAACGTCAAGTTCCGTCAGGCCATGAGCATGCTCGTGAACCGCGACGCCATGGTCGACCTGACCCTCGGCGGTCTGGGCCAGCCCACCTACACCGGCGTGTACCCCGTGTACAAGGACTGGATTCCCAGTGGCATGGACCGCTTCAAGTACAACCCCGCCGCCGCCGCCAAACTGCTGGCCGAGATCGGCTTCACCAAGAAGGGCGCCGACGGCATCCTGGTCGACAAGGCCGGTAACAAGGCCGAGTTCACCCTGATCACCAACGCCGAGAACACCCGTCGCCAGGGCTACGCCAAGATCATCCAGGACGAGGCCAAGAAGGTCGGCGTGAAGGTCAACACCAGCTTCATCGCCTTCAACCAGATGACCAGCCTGCTCGACGCCAAGGAGGGCTTCGGCCGCCGCAACTTCGACGCGATCATCATCGGACTCGTCGGCGGCGGGAAGGTCTTCCCGGTGTCCGGCCCCAGCGTCATCGAGTGCAAGGACCTGCCCGACGGCGGCAACCTGCACATGTTCAACCAGAGCAGCAAGTGCCGCTTCCCCTTCGAAACGCAGACCATCAACCTGTACTGGAAGGGCCGCGCCGAGTTCAACCTCGCTGCCCGCAAGGCCATCGCCGCGCAGATCCAGAAGATCGAGTCCGACAACCAGCCGTACATTCAGCTGGCCGCGCAGACCGTCCACTACGCCTGGACCAACCGCGTGCAGGGCGAACTGCCCCGCGCCTCCATCAACTCCCTGAACGCCAGCGCCCTGTTCGGGCCGCGCGTCCTGGACCTGACCTGGATCAAGCGCTGA
- a CDS encoding metal-binding protein, with protein MPSGRVHNLINIAAYSVLAAGTLVASRQELVSVTSVQALNFTLAYAAGTFLLSPDLDLAEGRVDSKRHWGILGVLWVPYGMMFSHRGLSHTWILGPLTRLAYLAVMVALVVGLLSYVVPSLRFPALPEPLDAAVLAPFALGYYLSQWLHLIADGVRPDHGLRRGYRKLGQSGLGRTLSGKPGRARGGRGRRR; from the coding sequence GTGCCCAGCGGACGTGTTCATAACCTCATCAACATCGCGGCGTACAGCGTCCTGGCGGCAGGCACGCTGGTCGCGTCCCGTCAGGAACTCGTGAGCGTCACCTCCGTGCAGGCCCTGAATTTCACGCTGGCGTACGCGGCCGGAACGTTCCTGCTCTCACCGGACCTGGACCTCGCCGAGGGCCGCGTGGACAGCAAACGCCACTGGGGCATCCTGGGCGTGCTGTGGGTACCGTACGGCATGATGTTCAGCCACCGTGGCCTGTCCCACACCTGGATTCTGGGTCCCCTGACGCGGCTGGCGTACCTGGCGGTCATGGTGGCGCTGGTGGTGGGCCTGCTGAGTTACGTGGTGCCGTCCCTGCGGTTCCCGGCGCTGCCTGAACCGCTGGACGCGGCGGTGCTCGCGCCGTTCGCGCTGGGGTACTACCTGAGTCAGTGGCTGCACCTGATTGCCGACGGGGTACGCCCGGACCATGGGCTGCGGCGCGGGTACCGCAAACTGGGGCAGTCGGGGCTGGGCCGCACTCTGAGCGGCAAGCCGGGTCGCGCGCGCGGGGGGCGGGGCCGCAGGCGCTGA
- the secG gene encoding preprotein translocase subunit SecG, with protein MILNLFLVLFALVCVALVFFVLLQVPKQAGLSASMASGGSLLGGRGVEGGLVRITSVLGGFFMLLALLIGFVSR; from the coding sequence ATGATTCTGAACCTGTTCCTTGTTCTGTTCGCGCTGGTGTGCGTGGCGCTGGTGTTCTTCGTGCTGCTTCAGGTGCCCAAGCAGGCCGGTCTGTCGGCCAGCATGGCCTCCGGCGGTTCACTGCTGGGCGGCCGTGGGGTCGAGGGTGGCCTGGTGCGGATCACCAGTGTGCTGGGCGGCTTTTTCATGCTGCTGGCGCTGCTGATCGGCTTCGTCTCGCGCTGA